A single genomic interval of Metasolibacillus fluoroglycofenilyticus harbors:
- the rsmH gene encoding 16S rRNA (cytosine(1402)-N(4))-methyltransferase RsmH: protein MFNHTTVLLKETVDGLNINPDGVYVDCTLGGAGHSEYLVQQLSPNGKLICFDQDMTAIENAKVRLAKYLDRVTFVHANFRYVKDELYALNIQQVDGILYDLGVSSPQLDTPERGFSYHHDAPLDMRMNQSAELTAFHVVNEWSYEDLVRIFFRYGEEKFSKQIARKIEAARKLSPIETTGQLVELVKEGIPAAARRTGGHPAKRVFQAIRIAVNDELGAAEDSLVDAIDLLTIGGRISVITFHSLEDRLCKTIFKEASSLPELPPGLPIIPEDMKPTLKLITKKPIIPTDEELEANNRSRSAKLRIAEKINK from the coding sequence ATGTTCAATCATACAACTGTATTATTGAAGGAGACGGTTGATGGGTTGAACATCAATCCTGATGGGGTATACGTGGATTGCACATTAGGGGGCGCTGGTCATAGCGAATACCTCGTACAGCAACTGTCTCCAAATGGAAAGCTTATTTGTTTTGATCAAGATATGACGGCAATTGAAAATGCAAAAGTGCGATTAGCAAAATATTTAGATCGTGTTACGTTTGTCCATGCAAATTTTAGATATGTAAAGGACGAGCTGTATGCACTAAATATTCAACAAGTAGATGGAATTTTATACGATTTAGGTGTATCTTCCCCACAACTCGATACACCAGAAAGAGGTTTTAGTTACCATCATGATGCGCCACTTGATATGCGCATGAATCAAAGTGCGGAATTAACAGCATTTCATGTAGTGAATGAATGGTCATACGAGGATTTAGTAAGAATCTTTTTCCGTTATGGCGAAGAGAAATTTTCAAAGCAAATTGCACGCAAAATCGAAGCAGCGCGAAAACTCTCTCCTATTGAAACAACAGGGCAATTAGTGGAACTAGTTAAAGAGGGTATACCAGCCGCGGCACGACGCACCGGAGGTCACCCTGCAAAGCGTGTATTCCAAGCAATTCGCATTGCTGTAAATGATGAACTTGGGGCAGCGGAGGATTCTCTCGTAGATGCGATTGATTTATTAACGATTGGTGGACGAATCAGTGTGATTACGTTCCATTCATTGGAGGACCGTCTTTGCAAGACAATCTTTAAAGAAGCTTCTTCATTACCAGAATTACCGCCTGGTTTACCAATCATACCAGAGGATATGAAACCAACACTAAAATTAATTACGAAAAAGCCGATTATACCTACGGATGAAGAGCTAGAAGCGAATAACCGTTCACGTTCAGCGAAGTTGCGCATCGCCGAAAAAATAAATAAATAA
- the ftsL gene encoding cell division protein FtsL: MAVRVRQQPYIQQPVISPQPQQPEKQPSKKTSYKKHKGLISKREKLLYMLFVIIVAIMAVAILHTQSKIQTTSMEIQQVEKEISVIANENVGFKVQVSELSAYERILKKAQELGLTLNEKNVKVVPGE; encoded by the coding sequence ATGGCAGTACGCGTAAGGCAACAACCGTATATTCAACAGCCAGTAATATCACCACAACCACAACAACCAGAAAAACAGCCTAGCAAAAAGACGAGCTACAAAAAACATAAAGGACTAATTTCTAAACGCGAAAAATTACTCTATATGTTATTCGTAATTATTGTAGCAATAATGGCAGTTGCAATCCTACATACACAAAGTAAAATCCAAACAACAAGTATGGAAATACAGCAAGTAGAAAAAGAAATCTCCGTAATTGCGAATGAAAATGTAGGCTTTAAAGTGCAGGTTAGTGAGTTGTCGGCTTATGAGCGAATTTTGAAAAAAGCACAAGAACTCGGTTTAACTCTTAACGAGAAAAATGTAAAGGTAGTGCCGGGAGAATGA
- a CDS encoding penicillin-binding protein, whose translation MFLIYGGLFLLLFWRIVHLQTANEVNGYSLEAEAAAKYAREVPLAANRGRILDRNNNIIAEDTLAYKLVAVVKESVTTNPDNPKHVVDPAETAKVLAQYISMEEQDIYKILTRDGDPYQVEFGAAGRKISYDTRMAIAEHKLPGIIFIEDTKRYYPNGPFASHLIGFALEEKQEDNTFKTVGKMGLEYTYNEELTGTPGSISYDSDIKGYLLPNSEKMIQPAKNGAEIYLTLDKTIQNFLEEAMTQVDQQYQPESMTAIVANPKTGEILAMSQRPTFDPADRIGLESNWLNETIENVIEPGSTMKIFTLAAAIDSGNWHPNATFRSGQYTVLDRTIRDHNRVGWGEITYLQGFQRSSNTGMAHMLTIMGADTFYNYLDRFGFGQKTGIDLPGEATGTLLSRYPINKVTTTYGQGSTVTPMQLIQAMTAIANEGKMMQPYVIDKIVDPSSGEIILDDEPIVKGQPVSAETAQQVRDILASTVTSEIGTAKRFALDGYEVAGKTGTAEIAKESGGGYYFGKNNYLYSFLGMAPVDDPQLIMYIAVKKPKLAETEGGSEPTSAVFKMVMENSLKYFNINPEEVAEVQMTKLADYTKQTAESAQVELINQGLTPIIIGEGGQIIEQYPVQGLEVAKGSVIFLKTDGTITLPSFIGWSLRNVLIYKALSGLSIEIVGEGYVDSQSVSENTPIQDAAPIVVKLKTPEESFAPQVEEMDEEGEQLPQD comes from the coding sequence ATGTTTTTAATATACGGAGGGCTCTTTTTGTTATTATTTTGGCGCATTGTTCATTTGCAAACTGCCAATGAAGTTAATGGTTATTCATTGGAAGCTGAGGCGGCAGCTAAATATGCACGCGAAGTGCCGCTAGCAGCAAACCGGGGACGTATATTAGACCGCAATAATAATATTATCGCGGAAGATACATTGGCTTATAAGCTTGTCGCAGTCGTAAAAGAATCTGTGACGACAAATCCAGACAATCCGAAGCATGTTGTTGACCCAGCAGAAACAGCGAAAGTGCTAGCCCAATATATTTCGATGGAAGAGCAAGATATTTATAAAATATTGACGAGAGATGGAGATCCGTATCAAGTTGAGTTTGGAGCAGCTGGGCGCAAAATTAGCTATGATACGAGAATGGCCATCGCAGAGCACAAGCTACCAGGTATTATTTTTATAGAGGATACGAAGCGCTATTATCCAAATGGCCCATTTGCATCTCATTTAATCGGCTTTGCTTTAGAAGAAAAGCAGGAGGATAATACCTTTAAAACAGTTGGTAAAATGGGGCTGGAGTATACGTATAATGAAGAGTTGACGGGGACACCGGGCTCCATTTCCTATGATAGCGATATTAAAGGCTACTTATTGCCGAACAGTGAAAAAATGATTCAGCCTGCAAAAAATGGGGCGGAAATTTATTTAACATTAGATAAAACAATTCAAAACTTTTTGGAAGAAGCGATGACACAGGTTGACCAGCAATACCAACCTGAATCGATGACAGCTATTGTGGCTAATCCAAAAACAGGTGAAATTTTAGCAATGTCACAGCGTCCAACTTTTGACCCTGCAGATCGTATTGGCTTAGAAAGCAATTGGTTGAATGAAACGATTGAAAATGTCATTGAACCGGGGTCAACGATGAAAATTTTTACATTAGCAGCAGCTATTGATTCAGGCAATTGGCATCCAAATGCAACGTTCCGATCAGGTCAATATACGGTGTTAGACCGTACAATTCGTGACCATAACAGAGTGGGCTGGGGGGAAATTACTTATTTACAGGGCTTCCAGCGTTCCTCTAACACAGGAATGGCTCATATGTTAACAATTATGGGAGCAGATACTTTTTATAATTATTTAGATCGCTTTGGCTTCGGTCAAAAAACAGGGATTGATTTACCGGGGGAAGCGACAGGTACATTACTATCTAGGTATCCAATTAATAAAGTAACGACAACCTACGGACAAGGATCTACTGTGACACCAATGCAGTTGATTCAAGCTATGACTGCTATCGCAAATGAAGGAAAAATGATGCAACCATATGTAATCGATAAAATCGTTGACCCGAGTTCAGGAGAAATCATCTTAGATGATGAGCCGATTGTAAAAGGTCAGCCTGTATCAGCAGAAACAGCGCAGCAAGTGCGGGACATTCTAGCATCGACGGTAACGAGCGAAATTGGTACAGCAAAACGCTTCGCATTGGATGGTTATGAGGTTGCTGGTAAAACAGGGACAGCGGAAATTGCTAAAGAAAGTGGTGGAGGTTATTATTTTGGGAAAAATAATTATCTTTATTCATTTTTAGGAATGGCTCCAGTCGATGACCCACAACTTATTATGTATATAGCGGTCAAAAAGCCGAAGCTAGCTGAAACAGAGGGTGGCTCAGAGCCAACTTCCGCCGTATTTAAAATGGTTATGGAAAATAGCTTGAAATATTTCAATATTAATCCTGAAGAAGTTGCAGAAGTGCAAATGACAAAATTAGCTGATTATACGAAACAAACAGCTGAAAGTGCACAAGTAGAGCTAATTAATCAAGGGTTAACGCCAATCATCATTGGTGAAGGTGGACAAATTATTGAGCAATATCCAGTGCAAGGTTTGGAAGTAGCGAAAGGAAGCGTCATCTTTTTAAAGACAGATGGAACGATTACGCTTCCATCATTTATTGGTTGGTCATTACGCAATGTATTAATTTATAAAGCCTTATCTGGATTGTCAATTGAAATCGTTGGTGAGGGTTATGTAGATAGTCAAAGCGTTTCAGAAAATACACCTATTCAAGATGCAGCACCAATTGTTGTGAAGTTAAAGACACCTGAGGAATCCTTCGCTCCACAAGTAGAGGAGATGGATGAGGAGGGCGAGCAGCTACCGCAAGATTAA
- a CDS encoding stage V sporulation protein D, with protein sequence MKWISLPSKKRLKIVIYAFFLYGLAIIVRLIYVQIFQHEHLTELAKANWDREIPFVTERGSIVDRENEIIVTNKLAPTLYFIPKQSDDIALAAKQLASILKADEAELLEKMQKPAYLVKLAPEGKNITEEQVEAIQALRIKGVYSGVDYIRHYPYGSLLSRFLGFTGYDNQGLAGVEYEYNEMLTGNNAAIRLFTDAKNIEMAHVDDEWKEGAAGATVQLTIDLTIQQVMERELSQAMQRYDADQAIGIAMNPNTGEILALSSFPTYDPADFKNVDSTIYNRNLPVFMTYEPGSTFKIITLSAALEEGVVDLENDHFYDPGYTMVEGARLRCWKREGHKDETFLEVVENSCNPGFIELGQRVGAQKLLQYIKDFGFGQKTGSNIAGEASGILFSKEAFGPVEHATTSFGQGISVTPIQQMQAVAAAINGGTLYTPYVVSSIVADDGEVIVENKPEAKRQVISEQTSAQVRHALESVVAKGSGKQAFREGLRIGGKTGTAQKVENGRYKEGDYIVSFIGFAPADNPEIIVYVAIDNPKNHLQFGGLIAAPIVGQIIEDVAPIVGIEKSQEQIEKVTVWTDPIMVEVADFVGKTVDEVVQQHYPLTIEWHGEGTIVSEQLPAAGSKLEQQGTLHLYLTDEKNED encoded by the coding sequence ATGAAGTGGATTTCACTGCCTTCCAAAAAACGTTTGAAGATTGTTATTTATGCATTTTTCTTATATGGACTGGCGATTATCGTCCGATTAATCTATGTACAAATTTTCCAACATGAACATTTAACAGAGCTAGCAAAGGCCAACTGGGATCGAGAAATTCCGTTTGTGACAGAGCGTGGAAGTATTGTAGATCGTGAAAATGAAATTATTGTAACGAATAAACTAGCACCGACCCTTTATTTTATTCCAAAGCAAAGCGATGATATTGCACTCGCTGCTAAGCAATTAGCATCTATTTTAAAGGCGGATGAAGCGGAATTGCTTGAAAAAATGCAAAAGCCTGCCTACTTAGTGAAGCTTGCGCCAGAAGGTAAAAACATTACGGAGGAGCAGGTGGAAGCAATACAAGCCTTGCGCATTAAAGGTGTTTATAGTGGAGTAGACTATATAAGACATTATCCATACGGCTCTTTGTTATCAAGATTTTTAGGTTTTACAGGCTATGATAATCAAGGTTTGGCTGGCGTTGAATATGAATATAATGAAATGCTAACAGGTAATAATGCTGCGATTCGCTTATTTACGGATGCTAAAAATATTGAAATGGCACATGTCGATGATGAGTGGAAAGAGGGGGCGGCAGGAGCAACAGTACAGCTAACGATTGATTTAACGATACAGCAAGTGATGGAACGAGAATTATCACAGGCGATGCAGCGCTATGATGCAGACCAAGCAATTGGTATTGCGATGAATCCGAATACGGGTGAGATTTTAGCGCTCTCCTCTTTCCCAACATATGACCCAGCAGATTTTAAAAATGTTGATTCAACGATTTACAATCGTAATTTGCCTGTTTTTATGACTTATGAGCCAGGTTCTACATTTAAAATTATTACGCTGAGTGCTGCACTAGAAGAAGGTGTTGTCGACCTTGAAAATGACCATTTTTATGACCCGGGCTACACCATGGTAGAAGGTGCACGTTTACGCTGCTGGAAACGGGAGGGGCATAAGGATGAGACTTTTTTAGAAGTTGTTGAAAACTCCTGTAACCCGGGCTTTATCGAGCTGGGACAACGTGTTGGTGCACAAAAGCTACTGCAATATATTAAAGATTTCGGCTTCGGGCAAAAAACAGGCTCTAATATAGCTGGTGAGGCGAGCGGCATCTTATTTTCGAAAGAGGCATTTGGGCCTGTTGAGCATGCGACTACATCCTTTGGTCAAGGTATCTCTGTGACACCAATTCAGCAAATGCAAGCTGTTGCAGCCGCAATAAATGGTGGTACCCTTTATACGCCATATGTTGTTTCAAGCATAGTCGCAGATGATGGAGAAGTGATTGTAGAAAATAAACCGGAGGCCAAACGCCAAGTAATAAGTGAACAAACATCCGCACAAGTGCGTCATGCATTAGAGTCTGTTGTAGCAAAGGGCTCTGGTAAGCAAGCATTTCGCGAAGGCTTGCGCATAGGTGGAAAAACGGGAACAGCACAAAAGGTAGAAAATGGACGATATAAAGAAGGGGATTATATTGTATCATTTATTGGCTTTGCCCCAGCAGATAACCCAGAAATTATCGTCTATGTAGCAATTGATAATCCGAAAAACCATTTGCAATTCGGCGGTCTGATTGCCGCACCGATTGTTGGGCAAATTATAGAAGATGTAGCACCGATTGTTGGCATTGAAAAATCACAAGAACAAATTGAAAAAGTAACGGTTTGGACAGATCCTATTATGGTAGAGGTAGCTGATTTTGTCGGGAAAACTGTGGATGAAGTAGTGCAGCAACACTATCCATTGACGATTGAGTGGCACGGTGAGGGAACGATTGTCTCCGAACAATTGCCTGCTGCGGGAAGTAAGCTTGAGCAGCAAGGAACATTGCATTTATATTTAACAGATGAAAAAAATGAAGATTGA
- the mraY gene encoding phospho-N-acetylmuramoyl-pentapeptide-transferase: MKLATTLTILVTAFILTVILAPIAIPLLRRLKFGQSIREEGPESHLKKAGTPTMGGIIFLLAIIATTLVTGNMFNLFTTQTVVLLLVLVGFGVIGFLDDGIKVIFKRNLGLTSLQKLIGQIIISIAAFMLLRLGTFNTAVEIPFTDYTIDFGLFYVGFLIFWLVGFSNAVNLTDGVDGLVAGTASIAFAAFGVIALFNEQADIALVAFAITGALLGFLIFNANPAKVFMGDTGSLALGGALAMISVLVKAELLLLLIGLVFVIETLSVILQVGSFKLRKKRIFKMSPIHHHFELSGWSEWKVVLVFWSTGLAVALIAVMMEAFL, translated from the coding sequence ATGAAACTTGCAACAACATTGACCATTCTAGTAACAGCATTCATATTAACCGTTATTTTAGCACCCATTGCTATTCCACTTTTACGACGATTAAAATTTGGTCAAAGTATTCGAGAAGAAGGACCAGAGTCTCATCTTAAAAAAGCAGGTACACCAACGATGGGTGGCATTATTTTCTTGCTGGCAATTATTGCTACTACATTGGTTACAGGAAATATGTTTAACTTATTTACGACACAAACAGTCGTGCTATTACTTGTATTAGTCGGTTTTGGTGTGATTGGCTTTTTAGATGATGGGATTAAAGTGATTTTTAAACGTAATTTAGGCTTGACATCACTGCAAAAGCTAATTGGGCAAATTATTATTTCCATCGCTGCATTTATGTTATTACGATTAGGAACTTTTAATACGGCTGTTGAAATTCCGTTTACAGATTACACGATTGATTTCGGCTTATTTTATGTTGGCTTTTTAATCTTTTGGCTTGTAGGCTTCTCGAATGCGGTCAATTTAACGGATGGAGTAGATGGTCTTGTAGCAGGAACGGCCTCGATTGCCTTTGCTGCCTTCGGTGTCATTGCTTTATTTAATGAACAGGCGGATATTGCTTTAGTTGCCTTTGCTATTACAGGCGCTCTGTTAGGATTTTTGATTTTTAATGCCAATCCTGCAAAGGTTTTTATGGGTGATACAGGCTCGCTAGCATTGGGTGGCGCGCTTGCTATGATTTCAGTTTTAGTGAAGGCAGAGCTTTTACTACTGTTGATTGGTCTAGTGTTTGTAATTGAAACATTGTCTGTTATTTTGCAAGTGGGTAGTTTTAAATTACGTAAAAAACGTATTTTTAAAATGAGCCCTATCCATCATCATTTTGAATTGTCTGGTTGGTCAGAATGGAAGGTTGTTTTAGTGTTTTGGTCTACAGGGTTAGCTGTTGCATTAATCGCAGTAATGATGGAGGCGTTTTTATGA
- the murD gene encoding UDP-N-acetylmuramoyl-L-alanine--D-glutamate ligase: MIQYTGLQYKKILVLGLAKSGVAAAELLHELGAFVTVNDAKPFDANPEAQSLLSKGITVICGRHPEDLLDEGFELIVKNPGIPYSNPIVADAINRELPVITEMELAYLVSEAPFIGITGSNGKTTTTTLLFKILEHGQKQPLIAGNIGTVACSVAATATKEQVLVTELSSFQLMGTRTFKPHIAILTNIYEAHLDYHSSFEEYANAKFAVTRNQNEQDYFIYNADQPLVQQYAAQSRAQKIPFTTNGKAATGISADRTAIYWQGEHLLDRSGIVLPGEHNLQNILCAVAAAMLMDCPIAAIKDTLATFIGVKHRTQFVRNWQGVQIYNDSKATNCLATKSALAAFTQPIVLLAGGLDRGHSFEELRDVMDNVKAVVAFGETGARFIDFAKSCGIEQTVAATNVEDAVMYAAKLVTAGDVMLLSPACASWDQYASFEIRGDVFIDAVMKLT; the protein is encoded by the coding sequence ATGATTCAATATACAGGTTTGCAATATAAAAAAATACTTGTATTAGGCCTAGCAAAAAGTGGTGTTGCTGCAGCGGAGCTGTTGCATGAGCTTGGCGCATTTGTCACAGTGAATGATGCCAAGCCATTCGATGCAAATCCAGAGGCGCAAAGTCTTTTATCGAAGGGAATTACAGTTATTTGTGGACGTCACCCAGAGGACTTACTTGATGAGGGCTTTGAATTAATCGTCAAAAACCCGGGCATCCCGTACAGCAACCCGATTGTAGCTGATGCAATTAATCGGGAATTACCAGTCATTACTGAAATGGAGCTAGCATATTTAGTAAGTGAGGCTCCTTTTATTGGAATTACAGGCTCTAATGGTAAAACAACAACGACAACCTTATTGTTTAAAATACTTGAGCATGGTCAAAAACAACCGTTAATTGCCGGCAATATTGGAACCGTTGCATGTAGTGTTGCAGCTACAGCAACGAAAGAGCAGGTGCTTGTAACGGAGTTATCTAGCTTTCAATTAATGGGAACACGCACATTTAAACCGCATATTGCTATTTTAACGAATATTTATGAGGCTCATTTAGATTATCATAGCTCGTTTGAAGAATATGCAAATGCAAAATTTGCCGTTACACGTAATCAAAATGAGCAAGATTATTTCATTTACAATGCAGACCAGCCACTTGTACAACAATATGCAGCACAGTCTAGAGCACAAAAAATACCTTTTACGACAAATGGAAAGGCAGCTACAGGAATTAGTGCTGATAGGACAGCTATTTATTGGCAGGGTGAGCATTTATTGGATCGTTCTGGCATCGTCTTGCCGGGAGAGCATAACTTACAAAATATTTTATGTGCTGTTGCTGCTGCTATGTTAATGGACTGCCCTATTGCTGCGATAAAAGATACTTTAGCTACATTTATAGGTGTAAAGCATCGCACACAATTTGTTCGTAATTGGCAAGGTGTGCAAATTTACAATGATTCAAAGGCGACGAATTGCCTTGCAACGAAAAGTGCACTTGCGGCATTTACACAGCCGATTGTCTTGTTAGCAGGCGGCTTAGACCGCGGCCATTCCTTTGAAGAGCTACGCGATGTAATGGACAATGTGAAGGCAGTTGTTGCCTTTGGTGAAACAGGTGCACGTTTTATCGATTTTGCTAAATCATGTGGTATTGAACAAACTGTTGCTGCAACGAATGTGGAGGATGCTGTAATGTATGCCGCCAAGCTTGTGACAGCAGGTGACGTTATGCTGCTTTCCCCTGCTTGTGCAAGCTGGGATCAATATGCAAGCTTTGAAATCCGAGGCGACGTATTTATTGACGCTGTAATGAAGCTTACTTAA
- a CDS encoding FtsW/RodA/SpoVE family cell cycle protein: MYSASTYWSSVHYEGQTPFYIKQIIYFVLACIVFFSIIKGPELTEKKLFMLYLFSLALLIIVLIPGIGIWRNGSRSWIGIGPLTIQPAELVKITTLLYLSVRLAKVKSFERVVKLEHFVILFLPALLIMLQPDFGSVFILVVAAFILLFIAKYPIKLYIFLMLAGVAGLAGLIISAPYRLKRIQSFLDPWSDSLGSGFQAVQSLMAIGPAGLFGHGFLQSRQKYLYLPEPQNDFIFSIILEEMGFVGGAVILALFATLFYCGYALSVRAYSLEQFYMISALTTMLVLQTCLNIGVVIGLLPVTGVTLPFISYGGTSLIVIWLTVALIIKITNTTGRRSKN; this comes from the coding sequence GTGTACTCTGCCAGTACATATTGGAGCTCTGTTCATTATGAAGGACAAACGCCTTTTTATATAAAGCAAATTATTTATTTTGTTCTAGCGTGTATTGTTTTTTTTAGCATTATAAAAGGGCCAGAGCTAACAGAAAAAAAGCTTTTCATGCTCTATTTATTTTCTTTAGCGCTGTTAATTATCGTATTAATACCCGGCATCGGTATTTGGCGTAATGGCTCTAGGAGCTGGATTGGAATTGGTCCTTTAACGATTCAACCAGCAGAGCTTGTAAAAATCACGACATTATTATATTTAAGTGTCCGTTTAGCGAAGGTTAAATCCTTTGAAAGAGTCGTTAAGCTAGAGCATTTTGTTATTTTATTTTTACCAGCTCTCCTAATAATGCTTCAGCCTGATTTTGGCTCTGTATTTATTTTAGTTGTCGCGGCCTTTATTTTGCTTTTTATCGCAAAATATCCGATTAAGCTTTATATATTTTTAATGCTTGCAGGTGTTGCAGGTTTAGCAGGGCTTATCATCTCTGCGCCATATCGTTTAAAGCGAATTCAATCCTTTTTAGATCCGTGGTCTGATTCGCTAGGAAGTGGCTTTCAGGCGGTGCAATCTTTAATGGCCATCGGTCCCGCCGGCTTATTTGGACATGGTTTTTTGCAAAGTCGTCAAAAGTATTTATATTTACCAGAGCCACAAAATGATTTTATTTTCTCAATTATATTGGAGGAAATGGGGTTTGTCGGGGGAGCAGTCATTTTAGCTTTATTTGCCACTTTATTTTATTGTGGCTATGCGCTATCTGTCAGGGCATATAGCTTAGAGCAGTTTTATATGATTAGCGCCTTAACGACGATGCTTGTTTTACAAACTTGCTTAAATATCGGAGTAGTTATCGGCTTGCTGCCAGTGACGGGTGTTACTTTACCATTTATTAGCTACGGTGGAACGTCATTAATCGTCATTTGGTTAACGGTCGCTCTTATCATTAAAATCACGAATACAACAGGAAGGAGGAGTAAAAATTGA
- a CDS encoding cell division protein FtsQ/DivIB, with protein sequence MKKVIDIEERIPTLRAKRRRRSNIKFILLTTVFGVILFLLLYFQSPYSDIKTIDVTGGSIEDTTFYKEQSGLNIGDSMWGFREGDIEAQILKLDWVKAVTVKRKWLTTVSISIEEWSKVAYIAKDNDFYPMLENGIILPLQGQLLPIDAPIFLQFDDEKIRKRLLKELAKLDKEVLSMISQIKATPTSTDPYAVTLFMNDGYEVRAEITTLASKLNYYPSFVAWIENTEGYEKGVIDIEVGSYYRSYLEEYKKIEEAEDEQQGAEQNEEQSEE encoded by the coding sequence TTGAAAAAAGTAATTGATATAGAAGAACGCATCCCTACACTTCGCGCGAAACGCCGGCGTCGCTCGAATATTAAATTTATTTTACTGACCACAGTTTTCGGTGTTATTTTGTTTTTACTCCTTTATTTCCAATCACCTTATAGTGATATTAAAACAATTGATGTGACCGGGGGAAGCATTGAAGATACGACATTTTATAAGGAGCAATCAGGCTTAAATATAGGTGACTCGATGTGGGGCTTTCGGGAAGGAGATATCGAGGCGCAAATATTGAAGTTAGATTGGGTAAAGGCTGTTACCGTCAAACGAAAATGGCTTACGACCGTTTCCATCTCGATAGAGGAATGGAGCAAAGTGGCTTATATTGCGAAGGACAATGACTTTTACCCGATGTTGGAAAATGGCATAATTTTACCTTTACAAGGTCAGCTATTACCAATCGATGCACCAATATTCCTTCAATTTGACGATGAGAAAATACGAAAGCGTTTATTAAAGGAACTAGCAAAGCTCGATAAAGAAGTGCTGTCGATGATTTCGCAAATTAAAGCAACACCAACAAGCACAGACCCTTACGCTGTAACATTATTTATGAATGATGGCTATGAAGTGCGCGCAGAAATCACAACACTTGCCAGTAAGCTTAACTATTATCCATCGTTTGTTGCATGGATTGAAAATACAGAGGGCTATGAAAAGGGCGTTATTGATATTGAAGTAGGCTCATATTATCGCTCTTATTTGGAGGAGTATAAAAAGATAGAGGAAGCAGAGGACGAGCAGCAAGGAGCGGAGCAAAATGAAGAACAATCAGAAGAATAA
- a CDS encoding DUF881 domain-containing protein: MKNNQKNNRPSLFQRKYFIMLIVSIMIGFIIGISYNLTKDNKKLSSSSPIYFQQQETYREELITQQERNKELTEELNYLQQTIRNYEKQLTSSAEQHEDLVAEAERLRLLLGDIAGQGQGIRLTLADGEYDPNSTNPNDYIVHESHIFKVLTELKIAGAEAIAINGQRLKTNSYISCNGPVITIDGKQSPAPFVIEAIGEPDTLIASLEISGGVFDQLLNERISVTFEKSSIISMPSNTAES; the protein is encoded by the coding sequence ATGAAGAACAATCAGAAGAATAACAGACCATCCTTGTTTCAACGTAAATACTTTATTATGCTCATCGTCTCCATCATGATTGGTTTTATTATCGGTATTTCTTATAATTTGACGAAGGATAATAAAAAACTAAGTTCAAGTTCACCGATTTATTTTCAGCAACAGGAAACGTATCGTGAAGAGCTCATTACACAGCAGGAACGTAATAAAGAGCTGACGGAAGAGCTAAATTATTTGCAACAAACGATTCGCAACTATGAAAAGCAGTTAACATCAAGTGCAGAGCAGCATGAGGATTTAGTCGCTGAGGCGGAGCGTTTACGGCTTTTACTTGGTGACATTGCTGGACAGGGACAAGGTATCCGTCTAACACTAGCTGATGGTGAATATGATCCAAATTCAACAAACCCAAACGATTATATTGTACATGAAAGCCATATTTTCAAAGTACTAACGGAGCTGAAGATTGCGGGGGCAGAAGCCATTGCCATTAATGGTCAACGCCTAAAAACAAACTCTTATATAAGCTGTAACGGTCCTGTAATTACAATTGATGGAAAACAATCACCTGCCCCCTTTGTTATTGAGGCGATTGGAGAGCCGGATACATTAATTGCATCTTTAGAAATTTCAGGGGGAGTTTTTGATCAATTATTAAATGAACGAATTAGTGTTACTTTTGAAAAAAGCAGTATCATTTCTATGCCTTCCAATACGGCAGAAAGTTGA